The DNA segment TTACGATTTTTACAAGAACCAATTGATAATCAGTTTGCCATTCCAGACCAATCCTTTGTCAAAACAATCCTTACTAAAAAAAACAAAGCTTTCCATTTGATGAGAAAGTATTTAGTTTTAGATGGAGAACCAAACGAAAAATTTGAAATCCCTTCAACTAAGAACGAAACCAATTTTTGGAACAAAAGAAATTGGCTACGTTGGATGTTTCCTATATGGGGAATCTTCTCACCAACTTACATCACCTTAGGATTATTATTTGATTTACCCTTCATTCCGTTTTTATTACTCACCAACGGAATTCTATTTTTAAGTTATCGAAGAGAATCTACTTTGATTTGGAAGGAAATCAAAACCTTAAGTCAATCATCTGTTCGGTTTCAGAAAACTTTTGTATTTCTTTCGAAGGAAAGAAAATTCACAAAAAAAATGTTATCCAAAATAGCGAATCTTGGAGATTCATCAGAACTTTTGGTTTCTCCTCTTCCACATTTGTTGCTAAATGTTCTTTGTTTATGGGACCTTTGGAAAATCAAAACATTACAAAAATGGAAACAACAATATTCGTTCCATTGGAATGAATTACGAAACCAAATCATCAAAATTGATTCCATTCTTCCCATGGTCAATTTCGGATTTTTGAATCCAGAAGCAAACTTCGCAACAACCACAAATGATGGAACTCTTACATCAAATTCACTTGTCCATCCAATGATTCCTAAAGGAAATCGTATCTTAAATCCATTACCAAAAATGAATCCCGGGGATTTGATGATTGTTACTGGATCTAATATGAGTGGAAAAACAACATACATGCGATCGATCGCCATGTCTTTGTTACTTGCTGGATCAGGGGCACCTGTATTAGGAAATGGTTTTGAATACCCAGAGTTTCAAATCCATACCTTAATTCGTTCACAAGACTCAATGGAAGATGGAGTTTCCTTTTTTTATTCGGAAGTCAGAAGACTCGCTACCATCATAAACAATGCAGACAATTCCAAGAAAGTCCCAATTCTATTTTTAGATGAAATATTAAAAGGGACAAATTCAAAAGAAAGGTACATTGCCACCCGAGAAATCTTGGCTGTATTACGCGAAAAAAACTGCATTGTGTTTTTAACGACACATGATCTGAAACTTGCTGAGATGAACTCGGCAAAACGATACCATTTCACTGAATTAGAAACCAATGGTAAAATGGATTTTGATTATCAGATCAGAGATGGTGTTTCTGGATCAACGAATGCTCTAAGGATTTTACAGAACGAAGGCATACCCATTCGAAATGATAAAGAAAATTAAATGATTAAGAGTGATTCTGGAAATTATGAACTAACAAACTTCAAAAAAGAA comes from the Leptospira ellinghausenii genome and includes:
- a CDS encoding MutS-related protein; translation: MSSIQRFLVGKKKITNDHFSTNPTYVFLSLRKNKYKSKIQFLSNRLRTVSIFRLSTFVIFLFAISFCYLTKLTWKEYGLSILSIFPFVYLVRLYTNRKSQLDFAKRNFQFLEEELLRFSGDYKKLKTREPWEYPIVVRNHPLSIDLDLCTKQGFLGVFDTTITKEGFHSYLLRFLQEPIDNQFAIPDQSFVKTILTKKNKAFHLMRKYLVLDGEPNEKFEIPSTKNETNFWNKRNWLRWMFPIWGIFSPTYITLGLLFDLPFIPFLLLTNGILFLSYRRESTLIWKEIKTLSQSSVRFQKTFVFLSKERKFTKKMLSKIANLGDSSELLVSPLPHLLLNVLCLWDLWKIKTLQKWKQQYSFHWNELRNQIIKIDSILPMVNFGFLNPEANFATTTNDGTLTSNSLVHPMIPKGNRILNPLPKMNPGDLMIVTGSNMSGKTTYMRSIAMSLLLAGSGAPVLGNGFEYPEFQIHTLIRSQDSMEDGVSFFYSEVRRLATIINNADNSKKVPILFLDEILKGTNSKERYIATREILAVLREKNCIVFLTTHDLKLAEMNSAKRYHFTELETNGKMDFDYQIRDGVSGSTNALRILQNEGIPIRNDKEN